The Bacteroides sp. AN502(2024) DNA segment AACATGCAAAACGTCTACTACGGGCATTAGAAGATAATATAGCAAAGTATGAACGTGTATTCGGACCGATTCGTACTTCAGATGAACCTCCTATTCCTCCTTTGACGGGTGTAAAAGGAGAAGCGTAAGGATAATATAAAAACATCAAAAAAGAAAAAAAAGTTGTAGTGCATTGAATATTCAAATATTATTCGTATTTTTGCAGCCCCAAATGTATAGTTGCGAAATTAATATAACAATAATATAAATCAAAAAACAATTAAAATGCCTACAATTCAGCAATTAGTAAGAAAAGGACGCGAAGTGCTGGTGGAGAAAAGTAAATCTCCAGCCTTGGATTCATGTCCTCAAAGACGTGGCGTTTGTGTAAGAGTATATACTACTACTCCGAAGAAGCCGAACTCTGCAATGCGTAAAGTAGCTCGTGTACGTTTGACTAACCAAAAAGAGGTGAACTCATACATTCCGGGAGAAGGACACAACTTGCAGGAACACTCAATCGTTTTGGTACGTGGCGGTCGTGTAAAAGACCTTCCGGGTGTACGTTACCACATCGTTCGCGGTACGCTTGATACAGCAGGTGTTGCTGGCCGTACTCAAAGACGTTCTAAGTATGGTGCTAAGCGTCCGAAACCGGGACAAGCTGCTGCACCCGCTAAAGGTAAGAAGAAATAAGGATTAAGACCTAATTAAAATTAAAGTAATAACTTACGTTTTAGTTTGTTGGAAATGCTAAAGGTTGAGTAAATTCTCCGGAGGGAGAGTTGAAGAAGTCAAGAAGTAGACAACCAAGAACAAAAACATTATTTTTCAAACAAATGAGAAAAACAAAACCCAAAAAACGCGTAATCCTTCCGGATCCCGTGTTCAATGACCAAAAGGTTTCTAAGTTCGTGAACCATTTGATGTATGATGGTAAGAAAAATACATCTTATGAAATCTTTTATGCCGCTTTGGAAACAGTGAAAGCGAAACTTCCTAATGAAGAAAAATCGGCTCTCGAAATCTGGAAAAAGGCTTTGGATAATGTGACTCCGCAAGTGGAAGTGAAATCTCGCCGTGTAGGTGGGGCTACCTTCCAAGTTCCTACTGAAATCCGTCCGGATCGTAAAGAATCAATTTCAATGAAGAACCTGATTCTTTTCGCTCGTAAAAGAGGTGGTAAATCGATGGCTGACAAGTTAGCTGCTGAAATTATGGATGCCTTCAATGAACAAGGTGGTGCATACAAGCGTAAAGAAGATATGCATAGAATGGCAGAAGCTAACCGTGCATTTGCTCATTTTAGATTCTAATACTGTAAGAAATTAAATATAAACTTAAAGTAAAGGAATTAGAAGATGGCTAAACATGATTTACATTTAACTCGTAATATCGGTATCATGGCTCACATCGATGCCGGAAAAACAACGACTTCTGAACGCATCTTGTTTTACACTGGATTGACTCACAAAATTGGTGAAGTTCATGATGGTGCTGCTACTATGGACTGGATGGAACAGGAGCAAGAACGTGGTATCACTATTACATCTGCTGCTACAACAACAAGGTGGAAATATGCTGGTGATACTTATAAAATTAACTTGATTGACACTCCGGGACATGTTGACTTTACTGCAGAGGTAGAACGTTCACTCCGTATTCTTGATGGAGCTGTAGCTGCTTACTGTGCTGTTGGTGGTGTGGAACCTCAATCAGAAACTGTATGGCGTCAGGCTGATAAATATAACGTTCCTCGTATTGCTTACGTTAATAAAATGGACCGTTCTGGTGCAGACTTTTTTGAAGTAGTTCGCCAGAT contains these protein-coding regions:
- the rpsG gene encoding 30S ribosomal protein S7; translation: MRKTKPKKRVILPDPVFNDQKVSKFVNHLMYDGKKNTSYEIFYAALETVKAKLPNEEKSALEIWKKALDNVTPQVEVKSRRVGGATFQVPTEIRPDRKESISMKNLILFARKRGGKSMADKLAAEIMDAFNEQGGAYKRKEDMHRMAEANRAFAHFRF
- the rpsL gene encoding 30S ribosomal protein S12 yields the protein MPTIQQLVRKGREVLVEKSKSPALDSCPQRRGVCVRVYTTTPKKPNSAMRKVARVRLTNQKEVNSYIPGEGHNLQEHSIVLVRGGRVKDLPGVRYHIVRGTLDTAGVAGRTQRRSKYGAKRPKPGQAAAPAKGKKK